One genomic window of [Clostridium] scindens ATCC 35704 includes the following:
- the pyk gene encoding pyruvate kinase codes for MKKTKIICTMGPNTNDAGLMRALVQNGMDIARFNFSHGDHEEQKDRMDMLKKIREEENKPVAILLDTKGPEIRTGILKDGKKINLQAGNLFTLSTEDIVGDESKVSITYAGLVEDVQVGSTILVDDGLIGLKVKEKKAKEIVCTVINGGELGERKGVNVPNVPVRLPAITDKDREDIRFGVEQEIDFIAASFVRNAECILEIKAFLRECGAPYIPIIAKIENAEGIKNIDEIIRCADGIMVARGDLGVEIPAEEVPYLQKMMIQKCNDNYKPVITATQMLDSMIRNPRPTRAEVTDVANAVYDGTDAVMLSGETAQGKYPVEALQMMVHIVENTEEHLDYETLLKKAEEHRMKSTSSALGHATVTTANNLGAKCIITPSVSGATARVVSKFKPRTEIIGVTPNEATLRRMQIYWGVRPLKSIEFSTTEDICNGAIELICAKQIAESGDIIVLTAGIPSPNVQAQKTSVSNIMRIAVVD; via the coding sequence ATGAAGAAAACGAAGATTATATGTACCATGGGACCAAATACCAACGATGCAGGACTGATGCGGGCGCTGGTCCAGAATGGAATGGATATCGCAAGATTTAATTTTTCTCACGGAGATCACGAGGAGCAGAAAGACCGAATGGATATGCTAAAGAAGATCCGGGAAGAAGAAAACAAGCCGGTGGCGATCCTTCTGGATACCAAGGGGCCGGAGATCCGTACAGGGATATTAAAAGATGGGAAGAAGATCAACTTGCAGGCCGGTAACCTCTTTACATTATCGACAGAGGATATTGTTGGCGACGAGAGCAAAGTGTCTATTACTTACGCGGGTCTGGTTGAGGACGTGCAGGTTGGAAGCACGATTCTTGTGGACGATGGTCTGATTGGCCTGAAAGTAAAGGAAAAGAAAGCCAAGGAGATCGTCTGTACCGTAATCAATGGAGGAGAACTCGGAGAGCGCAAAGGCGTCAATGTGCCCAATGTACCGGTGCGCCTGCCTGCCATTACCGATAAGGACAGAGAGGATATCCGCTTCGGCGTAGAGCAGGAGATTGACTTTATCGCGGCTTCCTTTGTCCGCAATGCAGAGTGCATCCTGGAGATCAAGGCATTCCTTCGGGAGTGCGGCGCGCCATATATTCCAATTATCGCTAAGATCGAGAATGCGGAAGGGATTAAGAACATCGATGAGATCATCCGCTGCGCGGACGGAATCATGGTGGCCCGCGGGGACCTGGGCGTAGAGATCCCGGCGGAGGAAGTGCCCTATCTGCAGAAGATGATGATCCAGAAATGTAATGACAATTATAAGCCGGTCATCACGGCAACCCAGATGCTGGATTCCATGATCCGCAATCCACGTCCTACCAGGGCGGAAGTTACCGACGTTGCCAACGCCGTATACGACGGTACGGACGCGGTGATGCTGTCCGGCGAGACAGCCCAGGGCAAATATCCGGTGGAAGCGCTTCAGATGATGGTGCATATCGTAGAGAATACCGAGGAGCATCTGGACTATGAAACACTTCTCAAAAAAGCGGAAGAACACCGGATGAAGAGCACGTCAAGCGCTTTGGGACATGCAACGGTTACCACGGCCAATAACCTTGGCGCAAAATGCATTATTACGCCATCCGTATCCGGCGCGACGGCAAGAGTGGTATCAAAGTTCAAGCCGAGGACCGAGATCATCGGCGTGACGCCAAATGAGGCGACTTTAAGAAGAATGCAGATCTATTGGGGCGTAAGACCATTAAAATCCATAGAATTCAGCACAACGGAGGATATCTGCAATGGAGCCATCGAACTGATATGTGCCAAGCAGATCGCGGAGTCCGGGGATATTATCGTGCTGACGGCAGGAATCCCTTCCCCGAACGTACAGGCTCAAAAGACCAGCGTCAGCAATATTATGCGGATTGCGGTAGTGGATTAA